A window of the Cystobacter fuscus genome harbors these coding sequences:
- a CDS encoding DUF2380 domain-containing protein — protein sequence MNLHYTPRETAASASAPGSSVEPPRSLISPFPSPHEEPERRHQRQATRKILTEVDPDDATGTARQNALAAQLAFRGAVLDVSGSTRRFSRVLSKLKASERGITAGISGVFIRYVEYGERQLRWIDAELAASTRLASTASEVDDPDMQLALLSLAGPRLEAAMMGSYLLATWLDFLNLVDVVLKQGFISVEMLFIKMDRLQKMLEPSMTALSSLEPAQVEAAATDMPALMSHLSSEFNSTCETARMAMKRGEQAMLLAQLVEMVTMVSAMKFSLPTLPPSAPATVGLSLVAGGEGVMMGTRMVVSVDWVEMMRRLVQAGIISFPVVSAAVRIQAGQVMMAQSYDELPRGVRDALGDGPEVRGMRVTGRAGAGMAEPPRHHVLPREFREWFEKRGFTGEMSIDQFCVRMEQAHHEAIHGGGDWRIGRAWSSEWNQMIIEALRKAETKAGRMLTRNEILDIVAGYMKRYDLPMIFTPGRGR from the coding sequence ATGAACCTGCACTACACACCGCGCGAAACTGCCGCGTCTGCATCGGCGCCAGGGTCGAGCGTTGAGCCTCCTCGCTCCCTCATTTCTCCATTCCCCTCCCCTCATGAAGAGCCGGAGCGGCGACACCAGCGCCAAGCCACGCGGAAGATTCTGACGGAAGTAGATCCAGACGACGCCACGGGAACTGCGCGGCAGAACGCCCTCGCCGCCCAGCTGGCATTTCGCGGTGCCGTTCTCGACGTCTCTGGCTCCACTCGCCGATTCTCCAGAGTGCTCTCCAAACTCAAAGCCAGCGAGCGGGGCATCACCGCCGGAATCTCTGGCGTCTTCATCCGCTATGTCGAGTATGGCGAACGTCAATTGAGGTGGATTGACGCCGAACTCGCCGCCTCCACCCGGTTGGCCAGCACCGCTTCGGAGGTGGATGACCCGGACATGCAGCTTGCTCTCCTGAGCCTCGCCGGCCCACGGCTTGAGGCCGCCATGATGGGCTCGTACCTGCTCGCGACATGGCTCGACTTCCTCAATCTCGTCGATGTCGTGCTCAAGCAAGGTTTCATCAGTGTCGAGATGCTGTTCATAAAAATGGATCGCTTGCAGAAGATGCTCGAGCCCTCCATGACCGCGCTCTCCTCCTTGGAGCCAGCGCAGGTGGAGGCTGCGGCGACAGACATGCCCGCGCTGATGAGCCATCTCTCCAGTGAGTTCAATTCCACCTGTGAGACCGCGCGCATGGCAATGAAGCGTGGCGAGCAGGCAATGCTGTTGGCTCAGCTCGTAGAGATGGTCACCATGGTATCAGCGATGAAATTCTCGCTGCCCACTCTGCCCCCGTCTGCTCCCGCCACAGTCGGACTGAGCCTGGTGGCGGGAGGCGAGGGCGTGATGATGGGTACGCGGATGGTCGTCTCCGTCGACTGGGTGGAGATGATGCGCCGACTGGTGCAAGCGGGCATCATCTCTTTTCCCGTCGTCAGTGCTGCGGTGCGAATTCAGGCCGGCCAGGTAATGATGGCCCAGTCGTACGACGAGCTGCCGCGCGGCGTGCGCGACGCACTGGGTGATGGGCCCGAAGTGCGCGGCATGCGGGTGACGGGCAGAGCCGGAGCCGGCATGGCCGAGCCACCTCGACACCATGTCCTGCCACGAGAGTTCCGCGAGTGGTTCGAGAAGCGTGGTTTCACTGGAGAAATGAGCATCGATCAGTTCTGCGTCAGAATGGAGCAGGCTCACCACGAAGCGATCCATGGCGGTGGCGACTGGCGCATAGGTCGCGCATGGTCTAGTGAATGGAACCAGATGATCATAGAGGCTCTGCGCAAAGCTGAGACCAAGGCTGGCCGGATGTTGACGAGGAACGAAATCTTGGACATCGTCGCGGGCTATATGAAGCGCTATGATCTTCCGATGATTTTCACTCCCGGGAGAGGGCGATGA
- a CDS encoding phosphoenolpyruvate carboxylase — MPPIRHVDLPLRQDVRLLGQLLGEVIIEQEGQAVFELEERVRRLSIERRRGPKSGRRAAASELAALLRRMPLSQAEPVLRAFSTYFRLVNLAEQNHRIRRTREHEVAGSRGPQRGSLEAVMHSLRQAGVGAARLREVLQSMRVTLTLTAHPTQAARRTVLEKTYRLARLLENRDRSQLTPREKADTHAAMREEISALWQTDELRRERPTVGDEVKNVLWYVEEVLAEQLALMPETLDWAFERAYGEPLGVLATPVRLHSWVGGDMDGNPLVTPEVFADTLRAHRARGLRALRTQIARLGWVLTQSERHTHVSEELRSSLAQDARVLPEVMTRYGARTEGEPWRRKLRFIEGRLQAALVYVEGRRAGRADPLPDAAYRSPADLLADLHLLERSLQAARGGHAGVRKIQRLIALVRAVGFHLAELEVRAPAEDARSAAASLKGGPAPTEGGKRLLAVLQRMREAQSESGEGCCRTLILSMASTAEDVLAAFECARASGLWDEARGCATVDVVPLFEQLGALDDGPRVLRELFTHAEYRRHLSARGVQEVMVGYSDSGKEVGLLAASAALYRAQSALTQVAREAGIRLRLFHGRGETVARGGGPAQQAILALPRGSVGGTYKATEQGEALDHKYARPELARRTLELVLGGVLLHSLDAQPRLAPEEEPAFRAAFDELAEMGRRAYRALVWEDERFVPFFQAATPIEEIAALPIGSRPSKRAAGGLESLRAIPWVFSWTQNRAILPGWYGVGSALEELGSRPEGLTLLTRMYRQWPYFHAVIDNVAMVLAKSDIAIASRYAALAPESTRPLWERIRAEYSRTRRWVKRVTGEKRLLANNRQLQQSIALRNPYIDPMSFLQVELMRRKRAGEDHCDRPLLLTLAGIAVGMRNTG; from the coding sequence ATGCCTCCCATTCGTCATGTCGATCTGCCGTTGCGCCAGGACGTCCGGCTGCTGGGCCAGCTGCTCGGGGAAGTGATCATCGAGCAGGAGGGCCAGGCCGTCTTCGAGCTGGAGGAGCGCGTGCGTCGCCTCTCCATCGAGCGGCGGCGGGGCCCCAAGTCCGGACGCCGGGCCGCCGCCTCGGAGCTGGCGGCGTTGCTGCGCCGCATGCCCCTGAGCCAGGCCGAGCCCGTGCTGCGCGCCTTCTCCACGTACTTCCGCCTCGTCAACCTCGCCGAGCAGAACCACCGCATCCGCCGCACCCGCGAGCACGAGGTCGCCGGCTCCCGGGGCCCCCAGCGGGGCTCGCTCGAGGCGGTGATGCACTCCCTGCGGCAAGCGGGCGTGGGCGCCGCGCGGCTGCGCGAGGTGCTCCAGTCCATGCGCGTCACCCTCACCCTCACCGCGCACCCCACCCAGGCCGCTCGCCGCACGGTGCTGGAGAAGACGTACCGCCTGGCCCGGCTCCTCGAGAACCGCGACCGCAGCCAGCTCACCCCGCGCGAGAAGGCCGACACCCACGCGGCCATGCGCGAGGAGATCTCCGCCCTCTGGCAGACGGACGAGCTGCGGCGCGAGCGCCCCACCGTGGGCGACGAGGTGAAGAACGTCCTCTGGTACGTGGAGGAGGTGCTCGCCGAGCAGCTCGCGCTCATGCCCGAGACGCTCGATTGGGCCTTCGAGCGCGCCTATGGCGAGCCGCTGGGGGTACTCGCCACCCCCGTGCGTCTGCACTCGTGGGTGGGCGGGGACATGGATGGCAACCCGCTGGTGACTCCCGAGGTGTTCGCGGACACCCTGCGCGCCCACCGCGCCCGCGGACTGCGCGCCCTGCGCACGCAGATCGCCCGGTTGGGCTGGGTGCTCACCCAGTCCGAGCGCCATACCCATGTCTCCGAGGAGCTCCGGAGCTCGCTCGCGCAGGACGCCCGTGTCCTGCCCGAGGTGATGACCCGCTACGGCGCGCGCACCGAGGGCGAGCCCTGGCGCCGCAAGCTGCGCTTCATCGAGGGCCGGCTCCAGGCCGCCCTGGTCTACGTCGAGGGCCGCCGAGCGGGCCGCGCCGATCCGCTTCCCGATGCCGCCTACCGCTCGCCCGCGGATCTCCTCGCGGACCTGCACCTGCTCGAGCGCTCGTTGCAGGCGGCCAGGGGGGGACACGCGGGCGTGCGGAAGATTCAACGCCTCATCGCCCTGGTGCGCGCCGTGGGCTTCCACCTGGCCGAGCTGGAGGTGCGCGCCCCCGCCGAGGACGCGCGTAGCGCCGCCGCGTCCCTCAAGGGAGGCCCCGCGCCGACGGAGGGCGGCAAGCGCCTCCTGGCCGTGCTCCAGCGCATGCGCGAGGCCCAGTCCGAGTCGGGCGAGGGCTGCTGCCGCACGCTCATCCTCTCCATGGCCTCCACTGCCGAGGACGTGCTGGCGGCGTTCGAGTGCGCGCGGGCCTCGGGGTTGTGGGACGAGGCGCGCGGGTGCGCCACCGTGGACGTGGTGCCCCTCTTCGAGCAGCTCGGCGCGCTGGATGATGGGCCGCGCGTGCTGCGCGAGCTGTTCACCCATGCCGAGTACCGCCGGCACCTCTCGGCCCGGGGTGTCCAGGAGGTGATGGTGGGCTACAGCGACTCGGGCAAGGAGGTGGGGCTGCTCGCCGCGAGCGCCGCGCTCTACCGCGCCCAGTCCGCGCTCACCCAGGTGGCGCGTGAGGCGGGCATCCGGCTGCGCCTCTTCCACGGCCGCGGCGAGACGGTGGCGCGCGGCGGTGGTCCCGCCCAGCAGGCCATCCTCGCGCTGCCCCGGGGCAGCGTCGGCGGCACCTACAAGGCCACCGAGCAGGGCGAGGCGTTGGATCACAAGTACGCCCGGCCCGAGCTGGCCCGGCGCACCCTGGAGCTGGTGCTCGGTGGCGTGCTGCTGCACTCGCTCGACGCGCAGCCGCGCCTGGCCCCAGAGGAGGAGCCCGCCTTCCGCGCCGCCTTCGACGAGCTGGCGGAGATGGGCCGCCGCGCCTACCGCGCGCTCGTCTGGGAGGACGAGCGCTTCGTGCCCTTCTTCCAGGCGGCCACCCCCATCGAGGAGATCGCCGCGCTGCCCATCGGCTCGCGTCCGAGCAAGCGCGCCGCCGGAGGCCTCGAGTCGCTGCGCGCCATCCCCTGGGTGTTCTCCTGGACGCAGAACCGCGCCATCCTCCCCGGCTGGTACGGCGTGGGCTCGGCGCTGGAGGAGCTGGGCTCGCGGCCCGAGGGCCTCACGTTGCTCACGCGCATGTACCGGCAGTGGCCCTACTTCCACGCCGTCATCGACAACGTGGCCATGGTGCTCGCCAAGTCGGACATCGCCATCGCCTCGCGCTACGCGGCGCTGGCGCCCGAGTCCACGCGGCCCTTGTGGGAGCGCATTCGTGCCGAGTACTCGCGCACCCGCCGCTGGGTGAAGCGCGTGACGGGCGAGAAGCGCCTGCTGGCCAACAACCGCCAGCTCCAGCAGAGCATCGCCCTGCGCAACCCCTACATCGATCCCATGTCCTTCCTCCAGGTGGAGCTGATGCGGCGCAAGCGCGCGGGAGAGGACCACTGCGATCGGCCCCTGCTGCTCACGCTCGCCGGCATCGCCGTGGGCATGCGCAACACGGGGTGA
- a CDS encoding TIGR02266 family protein, with protein sequence MTTKSADMTESPAALYANRRSHERVAATFDVRFEQTQDAARALRAYSLNLSAGGLCLRTRRSYDVGSRVRLQMSVSGEDFELEGIISWVRDDAEAIGVRFVDVKEEDQLRLQRVVGSFKR encoded by the coding sequence ATGACCACCAAGTCTGCCGATATGACGGAGTCACCGGCGGCGCTGTACGCCAACCGGAGATCTCACGAGCGGGTGGCCGCGACGTTCGATGTCCGCTTCGAGCAGACGCAGGACGCGGCGCGCGCCTTGAGGGCCTACTCGCTCAACCTCTCGGCGGGGGGCCTGTGCCTGCGCACGCGCCGCTCCTACGACGTGGGCTCGCGCGTGCGCCTGCAGATGTCCGTGAGCGGCGAAGACTTCGAACTCGAGGGCATCATCTCGTGGGTGCGGGATGACGCCGAGGCGATCGGCGTGCGCTTCGTGGACGTGAAGGAAGAGGATCAGCTGCGCCTGCAGCGCGTGGTGGGCAGCTTCAAGCGCTGA
- a CDS encoding DEAD/DEAH box helicase: MQTIESPRAPLAALLPDRSAGPLASDDILTRFVGWVESTGLSLYPAQEEAILELLGGKHLFLKTPTGSGKSLVAMALHFKAMAEGKVSFYTCPIKALVNEKFFALCEAFGAENVGLLTGDAAINREAPIICCTAEILSNLALRDAMLRADYVVMDEFHYYADRERGIAWQLPLITLPSTTFLMMSATLGDTHLIEEKLQEFTGREVASVRSAVRPVPLDFEYRETPLHETLQELIRQGKAPIYLVNFSQRAAAEQAQNLMSVDFSTKEEKEAIRQALLEAPFDTPYGKDFQRFLRHGIGMHHAGLLPKYRLLVERLAQTGLLKVISGTDTLGVGVNIPIRTVLFTQLFKFNGEKLATLSVRDFQQIAGRAGRKGFDTQGSVVAQAPEHVIENVKIAQKEAKGGKRLPRKPPPQKGFVNYDKNTFERLQTGLPEPLESRFEVTHGFLLNLLQSEMVGGAEGYQRLVRLVFRSHGSEYIKRRNLKEAASCFRTLRNAGLVLVNKGEGGSGATVTVAPGLQRDFSLNQTLSLYLLDTLNKLDHEAETYALDVVTLAESILENPEVVLYAQLHELKGQKIAEMKARGMEYDERMAELDKLEWPKPNRDFIYTTFNAFADKHPWVGAENIRPKSILRDMYERYMTFHDYVREYGLQRSEGVLMRYLGDCYKALTQTIPERYRNDELKDIIEWLRAMIRHVDQSLLDEWERLKNPGEALLPRAEAPERRPQELTDDPRAFAAHVRNELYRLVRMLGLRRYADAVALLRLDAGGEAWTAAKLEAAMAPYFEEHGSVVLTPQARRPAYTLLKETGPRQWDAQQRLLDPEGHGDWMLDCAIDLTDRKVDDGPLLILRRIGT; the protein is encoded by the coding sequence ATGCAGACGATTGAATCCCCCCGGGCGCCGCTCGCGGCCCTGCTCCCCGACCGCTCCGCCGGCCCCCTGGCCTCCGACGACATCCTCACCCGCTTCGTCGGCTGGGTGGAGTCCACGGGCCTGTCCCTCTACCCGGCGCAGGAGGAGGCCATCCTCGAGCTGCTCGGGGGCAAGCACCTGTTCCTCAAGACGCCCACCGGCTCGGGCAAGTCGCTCGTCGCCATGGCGCTGCACTTCAAGGCCATGGCCGAGGGCAAGGTGTCCTTCTACACCTGCCCCATCAAGGCGCTCGTCAACGAGAAGTTCTTCGCCCTGTGCGAGGCCTTCGGCGCGGAGAACGTGGGCCTGCTCACCGGTGATGCGGCCATCAACCGCGAGGCGCCCATCATCTGCTGCACCGCGGAGATCCTCTCCAACCTCGCCCTGCGCGACGCCATGCTGCGCGCCGACTACGTGGTGATGGACGAGTTCCACTACTACGCGGACCGCGAGCGCGGCATCGCCTGGCAGCTTCCGCTCATCACCCTGCCGTCCACCACGTTCCTGATGATGTCGGCCACGCTGGGCGACACGCACCTCATCGAGGAGAAGCTCCAGGAGTTCACCGGCCGCGAGGTGGCGAGCGTGCGCAGCGCCGTGCGCCCGGTGCCCCTGGACTTCGAGTACCGCGAGACGCCCCTGCACGAGACCCTCCAGGAGCTCATCCGTCAGGGCAAGGCGCCCATCTACCTGGTGAACTTCTCGCAGCGCGCCGCGGCCGAGCAGGCGCAGAACCTGATGAGCGTGGACTTCTCCACCAAGGAGGAGAAGGAGGCCATCCGTCAGGCGCTGCTGGAGGCCCCCTTCGACACGCCCTACGGCAAGGACTTCCAGCGCTTTTTGCGCCACGGCATCGGCATGCACCACGCGGGCCTGCTGCCCAAGTACCGGCTGCTCGTGGAGCGGCTGGCGCAGACGGGGCTGCTCAAGGTCATCAGCGGCACGGACACGCTGGGCGTGGGGGTGAACATCCCCATCCGCACGGTGCTCTTCACCCAGCTCTTCAAGTTCAACGGCGAGAAGCTCGCGACGCTGAGCGTGCGCGACTTCCAGCAGATCGCCGGCCGCGCGGGCCGCAAGGGCTTCGACACCCAGGGCAGCGTGGTGGCCCAGGCGCCCGAGCACGTCATCGAGAACGTGAAGATCGCCCAGAAGGAGGCCAAGGGTGGCAAGCGGCTGCCGCGCAAGCCTCCGCCCCAGAAGGGCTTCGTCAACTACGACAAGAACACCTTCGAGCGCTTGCAGACGGGGCTGCCCGAGCCGCTCGAGTCCCGCTTCGAGGTGACGCACGGCTTCCTGCTCAACCTGCTCCAGAGCGAGATGGTGGGCGGCGCCGAGGGCTATCAGCGCCTGGTGCGGCTCGTCTTCCGCTCGCACGGTTCGGAGTACATCAAGCGGCGCAACCTCAAGGAGGCCGCGTCGTGCTTCCGCACCCTGCGCAACGCGGGCCTGGTGCTCGTGAACAAGGGGGAGGGCGGCTCGGGTGCCACCGTGACGGTGGCGCCGGGCCTGCAACGAGACTTCTCGCTCAATCAGACGCTGTCGCTCTACCTCCTGGACACGCTCAACAAGCTGGACCACGAGGCGGAGACGTACGCGCTGGACGTGGTGACGCTCGCGGAGTCCATCCTGGAGAACCCCGAGGTGGTGCTCTACGCCCAGCTCCACGAGCTCAAGGGCCAGAAGATCGCCGAGATGAAGGCGCGGGGCATGGAGTACGACGAGCGCATGGCGGAGCTGGACAAGCTCGAGTGGCCCAAGCCCAACCGCGACTTCATCTACACCACCTTCAACGCCTTCGCGGACAAGCACCCGTGGGTGGGCGCGGAGAACATCCGGCCCAAGTCCATCCTCCGCGACATGTACGAGCGGTACATGACGTTCCACGACTACGTGCGCGAGTACGGCCTGCAGCGCAGCGAGGGCGTGCTCATGCGCTACCTGGGTGACTGCTACAAGGCCCTCACCCAGACGATCCCCGAGCGCTACCGCAACGACGAGCTCAAGGACATCATCGAGTGGCTGCGGGCGATGATCCGCCACGTGGACCAGAGCCTGCTGGACGAGTGGGAGCGGCTGAAGAACCCGGGCGAGGCGCTCCTCCCCCGCGCCGAGGCCCCCGAGCGCCGTCCGCAGGAGCTCACCGACGATCCCCGGGCCTTCGCGGCGCACGTGCGCAACGAGCTGTACCGGCTGGTGCGCATGCTCGGCCTGCGGCGCTACGCCGACGCGGTGGCGCTCTTGCGCCTGGACGCGGGGGGCGAGGCGTGGACCGCGGCGAAGCTGGAGGCGGCCATGGCGCCGTACTTCGAGGAGCACGGCAGCGTGGTGCTCACGCCCCAGGCCCGCCGGCCCGCGTACACCCTGCTCAAGGAGACGGGTCCGCGGCAGTGGGATGCCCAGCAGCGCCTGCTGGATCCCGAGGGCCATGGCGACTGGATGCTCGACTGCGCCATCGATCTGACCGACCGCAAGGTGGATGACGGGCCGCTGCTCATCCTGCGCCGGATCGGCACGTAA
- a CDS encoding DUF2378 family protein — MTGDKLVYAGTVEALFLRALENRLTPACRQRLADAGLDLEQKLAPTYTLAQWKQFLRIAADHVYAGMPAEAAYYSLGERFIDGYFSTLFGRALLGMARLMGPRRTLTQARLCFRASANCSEVRIVERGPTEVEVWLTDIGADLPTFVAGVLARTAELTGGQRVVALPEGFDGQSATYHVRWSEQTDTAVETALVPPPSVGGRAPESQPPA, encoded by the coding sequence ATGACCGGCGACAAGCTCGTCTACGCAGGAACCGTCGAAGCGCTCTTCCTCCGAGCCCTCGAGAACCGCCTCACGCCCGCATGCAGGCAGCGGCTGGCGGACGCGGGGTTGGATCTCGAGCAGAAGCTGGCTCCCACCTACACCCTCGCTCAGTGGAAGCAGTTCCTCCGGATCGCGGCCGACCACGTCTACGCGGGGATGCCCGCGGAGGCGGCGTACTACTCGCTCGGTGAGCGGTTCATCGACGGTTACTTCTCCACCCTGTTCGGGCGCGCGCTGCTCGGGATGGCCCGGTTGATGGGTCCCCGGCGGACGCTGACGCAGGCCCGGCTGTGTTTCCGCGCGAGCGCCAATTGCAGTGAGGTGCGAATCGTGGAGCGGGGGCCGACGGAGGTGGAGGTGTGGCTGACGGACATCGGCGCGGATCTGCCGACGTTCGTGGCGGGAGTGCTGGCCCGGACGGCGGAGCTGACCGGTGGGCAGCGGGTGGTCGCGCTCCCCGAGGGCTTCGACGGCCAGTCCGCCACCTACCACGTGCGCTGGTCCGAGCAGACGGACACCGCCGTGGAGACGGCACTCGTCCCTCCGCCCTCCGTGGGTGGACGGGCCCCCGAGTCCCAGCCTCCGGCGTAG
- a CDS encoding NUDIX hydrolase, translated as MSNGRSWDGNWRVRIHERVRERGYDSLTAFAEAHPTLPLVELAQKLGEDDVNAVQVFSGLVAEAERRKQLTRLVRGQLVRELSESFPNGWPAVLDDANRFKVAKALGFWSTFTPETHKERVDQVGDVLLATPPPPGWHPLGPDDELLLSLLPDEKV; from the coding sequence ATGAGCAATGGGCGTTCCTGGGATGGCAACTGGAGGGTCCGTATCCATGAGCGGGTCCGTGAGCGCGGATACGACTCTCTCACCGCTTTTGCTGAAGCGCACCCTACCCTCCCGCTGGTTGAGTTGGCCCAGAAGCTTGGAGAGGACGACGTCAACGCGGTGCAGGTGTTCAGCGGGTTGGTCGCCGAGGCAGAACGAAGAAAACAGCTCACGCGCCTGGTGCGCGGACAACTCGTGCGTGAACTATCCGAGAGCTTCCCGAATGGATGGCCGGCCGTGCTGGACGACGCAAACCGTTTCAAGGTCGCCAAGGCTCTCGGGTTCTGGTCTACCTTCACTCCAGAAACCCATAAGGAACGAGTCGATCAGGTCGGCGATGTGCTCCTCGCCACTCCTCCACCACCAGGTTGGCACCCACTCGGTCCCGACGACGAGCTACTGCTCTCTCTCCTACCAGACGAGAAAGTCTGA